A genome region from Populus alba chromosome 5, ASM523922v2, whole genome shotgun sequence includes the following:
- the LOC118051371 gene encoding small ribosomal subunit protein eS24z produces the protein MADKAVTIRTRKFMTNRLLSRKQFIIDVLHPGRANVSKAELKEKLASLYEVKDTNTIFVFKFRTHFGGGKSTGFGLIYDTVDNAKKYEPKYRLIRNGLATKVEKSRKQLKERKNRSKKVRGVKKTKAGDAAKKK, from the exons ATGGCAGACAAAGCAGTAACCATTCGTACCAGGAAGTTCATGACAAATCGTCTTCTTTCAAGGAAGCAATTT ATCATTGATGTTCTTCATCCTGGCAGAGCCAATGTTTCTAAG GCAGAATTGAAGGAGAAGCTGGCAAGTTTGTATGAGGTGAAGGACACAAATACAATCTTTGTGTTCAAGTTTAGGACACATTTTGGAGGTGGGAAATCCACTGGATTTGGGTTGATTTATGATACAGTTGACAATGCAAAGAAGTACGAGCCCAAGTATAGGCTTATCAGG AATGGGCTTGCCACTAAGGTAGAGAAGTCAAGGAAGCAATTGAAGGAGAGAAAGAACAGATCCAAGAAAGTCCGCGGAGTCAAGAAG ACAAAGGCTGGAGACGCTGCAAAGAAGAAGTAG